A stretch of the Uranotaenia lowii strain MFRU-FL chromosome 3, ASM2978415v1, whole genome shotgun sequence genome encodes the following:
- the LOC129753700 gene encoding uncharacterized protein LOC129753700, whose amino-acid sequence MVMVFEDLCPHGYAMKSEAATLPEAKIVLQKLARFHAASKALADTIPVIKTMANGLGTTDLGKFIEIWLKHFDMIGQLCQQWPGFEQYTEKLEKLKHPIFEQLKVVYTPDPTSSWNVLNHGDLHYKNMMFKINEGVTEDIMLLDFQISVWATPAIDLLYSLYNTVGAETRHTHREELISYYYEQFAEALKKFGYSKKIPTLVDLRVELIKAGHLETLVSLVFLPYMVLTPEQLIPQPKSGDPEEGVEMDFENVVGCYSYPAVQTLLKQYLPMLNHKGLLDL is encoded by the exons ATGGTGATGGTCTTCGAGGACCTGTGCCCTCATGGTTACGCTATGAAATCCGAGGCCGCCACTCTGCCGGAAGCTAAAATTGTCCTCCAAAAGCTGGCTCGTTTTCATGCGGCATCGAAGGCACTAGCCGATACT ATTCCCGTCATAAAAACGATGGCAAACGGCCTGGGGACCACGGACCTTGGAAAGTTCATCGAAATTTGGCTGAAACATTTCGATATGATTGGGCAACTTTGTCAACAGTGGCCTGGCTTTGAACAGTACACCGAAAAATTGGAAAAGCTGAAGCATCCCATTTTCGAACAGCTCAAGGTGGTCTACACGCCTGATCCAACGTCTTCgtggaatgttttgaatcacggGGATCTACATTACAAAAACATGATGTTCAAAATAAACGAAGGTGTTACCGAGGACATCATGTTG CTCGACTTCCAGATTAGCGTTTGGGCAACACCTGCCATCGACCTGCTGTATTCGTTGTATAACACTGTTGGGGCCGAAACTCGACACACACATCGAGAGGAGCTAATAAGCTACTATTACGAGCAATTTGCCGAAGCGTTGAAAAAATTCGGATATTCAAAGAAGATTCCGACGTTGGTGGATTTGCGGGTTGAGCTCATCAAGGCTGGACACTTGGAAACCCTCGTATCATTGGTATTCCTCCCGTACATGGTCCTAACGCCGGAACAGTTGATACCTCAACCTAAAAGTGGCGATCCGGAAGAGGGCGTCGAGATGGATTTCGAAAACGTTGTCGGGTGCTATTCGTATCCGGCCGTTCAAACGTTGTTGAAACAGTACCTGCCAATGTTGAATCACAAGGGTCTGTTGGATTTGTGA